The following proteins are co-located in the Vigna angularis cultivar LongXiaoDou No.4 chromosome 2, ASM1680809v1, whole genome shotgun sequence genome:
- the LOC108321604 gene encoding chloroplastic group IIA intron splicing facilitator CRS1, chloroplastic isoform X1, with product MLFLSLRPRFSPNSDSYFQIHISSSLLPPSNNSHNHQPPSQVPIKAPTPPWMKGPLLLQPNELVDMSKPKSKKFKWERQELSDKDLMGKEARGKRAMKKIVKKVEKLRSSHNSAEALIGSPNAESLGGVLGSLKENEEVRRTKGRMPWENDAKFVYEKIKRKKAATSAELTLDKVLLQRLRNEAASMRTWVKVKKAGVTQDVVDQIKSTWRRRELAMVKFDIPLCKNMSRAREIVETKTGGLVVLSKKDFVVVYRGCNHQLTTKGYPNLRKNHSEMSGAESVTNGDICSVDSNRSLSEMLNFNAEDKDSVSTSVQKMNFEAANGSLYERETDRLLDDLGPRFIDWWRPKPFPVDADLLPEDVPGFQTPLRLCPPHSGAKLSDYELTYFRKLAHPLPTHFVLGRNKGLKGLAAAILKLWEKSLIAKIAIKYGIPNTDNEMMANELKRLTEGVLLLRNKFYIILYRGNDFLPKRVAALVENRELELNSYQFHEEVARMKALEAFSPIDEVQQDTSTSGTLTEFKKIQTKFEDTKNRNKELNIQLEAEICRLEKELKEKQYKSLVLNKKIAKSGKELSKLNAAWTPSEQDNDLEIMTDEERECFRKIGLKMQSCLLLGRRGIFDGVLEGLHQHWKHREVVKVITMQKLFSQVINTAKLLERESGGILVSIDKLKQGHAIIIYRGKNYSRPSVKLAKNLLTKREALRRSLEMQRNGSFKFFARQKEQTISELEMKLADLHQRKEIVMRESEN from the exons ATGCTGTTTCTTTCTCTTCGTCCTCGTTTTTCTCCAAATTCAGATTCCTATTTTCAAATTCACATTTCCTCTTCACTGCTCCCACCTTCCAACAACAGTCACAATCACCAGCCCCCTTCTCAAGTTCCCATCAAAGCCCCCACTCCTCCATGGATGAAGGGTCCTCTTCTTCTCCAACCCAACGAGCTCGTTGACATGTCCAAACCCAAATCCAAGAAGTTCAAGTGGGAAAGACAAGAACTTTCTGATAAAGATTTGATGGGCAAAGAGGCAAGGGGGAAGAGGGCCATGAAGAAAATTGTGAAGAAGGTTGAGAAGCTTCGCAGCAGTCACAATTCAGCTGAGGCTCTGATTGGTTCACCCAATGCTGAAAGCTTAGGAGGAGTTTTGGGAAGTTTGAAGGAAAATGAGGAAGTTAGAAGAACTAAGGGGAGAATGCCATGGGAGAATGATGCTAAGTTTGTTTACgagaaaattaaaaggaaaaaggcTGCCACTTCTGCAGAGTTGACTCTTGATAAGGTACTACTTCAAAGGTTGAGGAATGAAGCTGCAAGCATGAGAACGTGGGTCAAGGTTAAGAAAGCTGGTGTTACCCAAGATGTTGTGGATCAAATTAAATCGACTTGGAGGAGACGTGAGCTTGCCATGGTTAAATTTGATATCCCTTTATGCAAGAATATGAGTAGAGCACGAGAAATTGTTGAG ACAAAGACTGGAGGCTTAGTTGTTTTGAGCAAGAAGGATTTTGTTGTGGTTTACCGAGGATGCAATCATCAGTTGACAACTAAAGGTTATCCCAATCTAAGAAAAAATCATTCTGAAATGAGTGGGGCAGAATCAGTTACCAATGGTGATATTTGCTCGGTTGATTCCAACCGCAGTTTGAGTGAGATGCTGAACTTCAATGCTGAGGATAAGGATTCTGTATCAACTAGTGTACAAAAGATGAATTTTGAAGCGGCCAATGGGTCACTGTATGAGAGGGAAACTGATAGATTATTGGATGACTTAGGACCTCGCTTCATTGATTGGTGGAGGCCCAAGCCATTTCCAGTGGATGCTGACTTACTTCCTGAAGATGTTCCTGGATTTCAGACTCCATTAAGGCTCTGTCCACCTCATTCTGGTGCTAAACTAAGTGATTATGAACTAACATACTTCAGGAAGCTTGCTCATCCTTTACCGACTCATTTTGTTCTCG GAAGGAACAAAGGACTCAAGGGATTAGCTGCTGCTATCCTAAAGTTGTGGGAGAAGAGTCTTATAGCGAAAATTGCTATCAAGTATGGAATTCCAAACACTGACAATGAAATGATGGCCAATGAACTAAAG CGTCTCACTGAAGGAGTTTTGTTGTTACGCAACAAATTTTACATAATACTCTATAGGGGAAATGATTTCCTTCCAAAAAGAGTTGCAGCTTTGGTAGAAAACAGAGAATTGGAGCTTAATAGTTACCAATTTCATGAAGAAGTTGCACGAATGAAAGCACTTGAAGCCTTTTCTCCTATTGATGAAGTCCAACAAGACACCAGTACAAGTGGAACTTTAACAGAATTcaagaaaattcaaacaaagtTTGAGGATACAAAAAATCGAAACAAAGAGTTAAACATTCAACTGGAAGCAGAAATATGTAGATTGGAGAAGGAATTGAAAGAGAAACAATACAAATCATTAGTT CTGAACAAGAAAATAGCGAAATCAGGGAAGGAATTATCAAAGTTAAATGCTGCATGGACACCTAGTGAGCAGGATAATGATTTGGAAATAATGACAGATGAAGAGAGAGAATGTTTTAGAAAGATTGGATTGAAGATGCAAAGTTGCTTACTGCTTG GAAGACGAGGAATATTTGATGGTGTATTGGAAGGCCTACATCAACATTGGAAACACAGAGAAGTGGTGAAGGTCATTACGATGCAGAAACTATTCAGTCAGGTCATAAACACTGCAAAATTGCTGGAGAGAGAAAGTGGTGGAATTTTAGTTTCAATTGATAAATTGAAACAGGGCCATGCTATTATTATATACCGTGGAAAAAACTATAGTCGACCGTCAGTAAAGTTAGCAAAAAATCTTCTAACTAAAAGAGAAGCATTGCGTAGATCTCTTGAAATGCAAAGAAATGGA TCGTTTAAGTTTTTTGCCCGTCAGAAAGAGCAGACAATCTCTGAGTTAGAGATGAAACTG GCAGACCTGCATCAGAGAAAGGAAATTGTGATGAGAGAATCTGAAAATTAA
- the LOC108321604 gene encoding chloroplastic group IIA intron splicing facilitator CRS1, chloroplastic isoform X2, which translates to MLFLSLRPRFSPNSDSYFQIHISSSLLPPSNNSHNHQPPSQVPIKAPTPPWMKGPLLLQPNELVDMSKPKSKKFKWERQELSDKDLMGKEARGKRAMKKIVKKVEKLRSSHNSAEALIGSPNAESLGGVLGSLKENEEVRRTKGRMPWENDAKFVYEKIKRKKAATSAELTLDKVLLQRLRNEAASMRTWVKVKKAGVTQDVVDQIKSTWRRRELAMTKTGGLVVLSKKDFVVVYRGCNHQLTTKGYPNLRKNHSEMSGAESVTNGDICSVDSNRSLSEMLNFNAEDKDSVSTSVQKMNFEAANGSLYERETDRLLDDLGPRFIDWWRPKPFPVDADLLPEDVPGFQTPLRLCPPHSGAKLSDYELTYFRKLAHPLPTHFVLGRNKGLKGLAAAILKLWEKSLIAKIAIKYGIPNTDNEMMANELKRLTEGVLLLRNKFYIILYRGNDFLPKRVAALVENRELELNSYQFHEEVARMKALEAFSPIDEVQQDTSTSGTLTEFKKIQTKFEDTKNRNKELNIQLEAEICRLEKELKEKQYKSLVLNKKIAKSGKELSKLNAAWTPSEQDNDLEIMTDEERECFRKIGLKMQSCLLLGRRGIFDGVLEGLHQHWKHREVVKVITMQKLFSQVINTAKLLERESGGILVSIDKLKQGHAIIIYRGKNYSRPSVKLAKNLLTKREALRRSLEMQRNGSFKFFARQKEQTISELEMKLADLHQRKEIVMRESEN; encoded by the exons ATGCTGTTTCTTTCTCTTCGTCCTCGTTTTTCTCCAAATTCAGATTCCTATTTTCAAATTCACATTTCCTCTTCACTGCTCCCACCTTCCAACAACAGTCACAATCACCAGCCCCCTTCTCAAGTTCCCATCAAAGCCCCCACTCCTCCATGGATGAAGGGTCCTCTTCTTCTCCAACCCAACGAGCTCGTTGACATGTCCAAACCCAAATCCAAGAAGTTCAAGTGGGAAAGACAAGAACTTTCTGATAAAGATTTGATGGGCAAAGAGGCAAGGGGGAAGAGGGCCATGAAGAAAATTGTGAAGAAGGTTGAGAAGCTTCGCAGCAGTCACAATTCAGCTGAGGCTCTGATTGGTTCACCCAATGCTGAAAGCTTAGGAGGAGTTTTGGGAAGTTTGAAGGAAAATGAGGAAGTTAGAAGAACTAAGGGGAGAATGCCATGGGAGAATGATGCTAAGTTTGTTTACgagaaaattaaaaggaaaaaggcTGCCACTTCTGCAGAGTTGACTCTTGATAAGGTACTACTTCAAAGGTTGAGGAATGAAGCTGCAAGCATGAGAACGTGGGTCAAGGTTAAGAAAGCTGGTGTTACCCAAGATGTTGTGGATCAAATTAAATCGACTTGGAGGAGACGTGAGCTTGCCATG ACAAAGACTGGAGGCTTAGTTGTTTTGAGCAAGAAGGATTTTGTTGTGGTTTACCGAGGATGCAATCATCAGTTGACAACTAAAGGTTATCCCAATCTAAGAAAAAATCATTCTGAAATGAGTGGGGCAGAATCAGTTACCAATGGTGATATTTGCTCGGTTGATTCCAACCGCAGTTTGAGTGAGATGCTGAACTTCAATGCTGAGGATAAGGATTCTGTATCAACTAGTGTACAAAAGATGAATTTTGAAGCGGCCAATGGGTCACTGTATGAGAGGGAAACTGATAGATTATTGGATGACTTAGGACCTCGCTTCATTGATTGGTGGAGGCCCAAGCCATTTCCAGTGGATGCTGACTTACTTCCTGAAGATGTTCCTGGATTTCAGACTCCATTAAGGCTCTGTCCACCTCATTCTGGTGCTAAACTAAGTGATTATGAACTAACATACTTCAGGAAGCTTGCTCATCCTTTACCGACTCATTTTGTTCTCG GAAGGAACAAAGGACTCAAGGGATTAGCTGCTGCTATCCTAAAGTTGTGGGAGAAGAGTCTTATAGCGAAAATTGCTATCAAGTATGGAATTCCAAACACTGACAATGAAATGATGGCCAATGAACTAAAG CGTCTCACTGAAGGAGTTTTGTTGTTACGCAACAAATTTTACATAATACTCTATAGGGGAAATGATTTCCTTCCAAAAAGAGTTGCAGCTTTGGTAGAAAACAGAGAATTGGAGCTTAATAGTTACCAATTTCATGAAGAAGTTGCACGAATGAAAGCACTTGAAGCCTTTTCTCCTATTGATGAAGTCCAACAAGACACCAGTACAAGTGGAACTTTAACAGAATTcaagaaaattcaaacaaagtTTGAGGATACAAAAAATCGAAACAAAGAGTTAAACATTCAACTGGAAGCAGAAATATGTAGATTGGAGAAGGAATTGAAAGAGAAACAATACAAATCATTAGTT CTGAACAAGAAAATAGCGAAATCAGGGAAGGAATTATCAAAGTTAAATGCTGCATGGACACCTAGTGAGCAGGATAATGATTTGGAAATAATGACAGATGAAGAGAGAGAATGTTTTAGAAAGATTGGATTGAAGATGCAAAGTTGCTTACTGCTTG GAAGACGAGGAATATTTGATGGTGTATTGGAAGGCCTACATCAACATTGGAAACACAGAGAAGTGGTGAAGGTCATTACGATGCAGAAACTATTCAGTCAGGTCATAAACACTGCAAAATTGCTGGAGAGAGAAAGTGGTGGAATTTTAGTTTCAATTGATAAATTGAAACAGGGCCATGCTATTATTATATACCGTGGAAAAAACTATAGTCGACCGTCAGTAAAGTTAGCAAAAAATCTTCTAACTAAAAGAGAAGCATTGCGTAGATCTCTTGAAATGCAAAGAAATGGA TCGTTTAAGTTTTTTGCCCGTCAGAAAGAGCAGACAATCTCTGAGTTAGAGATGAAACTG GCAGACCTGCATCAGAGAAAGGAAATTGTGATGAGAGAATCTGAAAATTAA
- the LOC108321666 gene encoding uncharacterized protein LOC108321666, translating to MHKFKFLATQCAVAGSPTRSPTTSPVIHLRRRKTLRMFLARRRFHPPPQDPPPLPEARVRHKLKDLFVSSPPPPLNEDKTIFHQQQQQQRKEEEEENKDQPVELIPNSALSLRLRTGSPFRRSAAALRPVSSVFRYRLLRRAWRPVLVTIPE from the coding sequence ATGCACAAATTCAAGTTTCTCGCCACCCAATGCGCCGTCGCCGGCAGTCCCACCCGCAGTCCAACAACCAGCCCTGTAATCCACCTGCGCCGCCGCAAGACCCTCCGCATGTTCCTCGCCCGACGCCGATTCCATCCCCCGCCGCAAGATCCCCCGCCCCTCCCTGAGGCCCGCGTCCGCCACAAGCTCAAAGACCTCTTCGTCTCCTCACCTCCGCCACCCCTTAACGAAGACAAAACAATCTTccatcagcaacaacaacagcaaagaaaagaagaagaagaagaaaacaaagatcaGCCTGTCGAACTCATCCCTAACTCCGCCCTGAGCCTCCGCCTCCGCACCGGATCTCCCTTCCGGCGCTCCGCCGCAGCTCTCCGCCCGGTATCCTCCGTCTTCCGCTACCGGTTGCTGAGAAGAGCGTGGCGGCCGGTGCTTGTCACCATCCCTGAATAG